Sequence from the Actinomyces slackii genome:
GAGGGCCTCCAGGGCGGATGCCTTGGTCACCCCCTGGGGGGCCACATCCAGCCAGGCTGTCCAGCCGATGGCGTAGGTCACGGAGTGCAGGCCCGATTCGGCGACCAGGGCGCTGAACTCCTCGACGCCCATGCCGGGGGCGCGCAGCACCACGCGGGTCACCGGCCGGGAGCACAGCTCCTCCATGGAGACCACCTCCTGGCCCTCGATGAGCTCCCCGTCGGGGAAGGGCCGGGAGACCTTGAAGCCGCCGCCGGGAACCTCCACGGCGGCGATCCCGTCGGGAATGGCCTCCAGGAGGGCGGCGATGGCCGGGCCGGGGTCGAAGGTGCGCTGGTCGACGACCTCGTAGCCGCCGGGGGCATCGGGCTCCAGCCTCACGGTCAGGGCGCCGTTGGCGCAGATCATCCAGCCGCTGGTCAGGCCCACATGCCGGGCCACCGGCATGGCGGCCTGGACGCCGCGGCCGGTGGAGATGACGACGGGGACCCCGTAGGCGCGCAGGCGGGCGATGGAGGCCATGACCCGCTCGGAGACGCAGCCGTCCATGTCCAGGATGGTGCCGTCGACATCCAGCGCCACCAGGGTCCTGGAGTCGGGGGCCAGGGGCGCGCCGCCGGCGGCCTCCAGGGCGTCGAGGTCGGCGATCCGGTCCTGGACCAGGCCGTGGTACTCCTCATGCCCGGGCCGACGGCGCAGCAGGGCGCCGGGGTGCTCGCTCGAGCCTCCCAGTCCCAGCTGCGGCACCAGGGGCTGACCGGAGGGCTGGATGGGATCGTCGACGGCGGGCACCGCGGTCTGCCGCGCGGGCCGCGCGGGATTCTCAGCATTCTCAGCCCCGGGCTCTGCGCCCTCCGGCAGGCTGGTGGCGAGGCCGCCGTCGGCGGTGGGCACGGCCATGGCCTCAGGCCCCGGCCGCCGTGATGGCCTCCAGGCCGCCCAGGTAGGGCCGCAGCCCCTCCGGGACGCGCACCGAGCCGTCCGGGAGCTGGTGGTTCTCCAGGATGGCGACCATCCACCGGGTGGTGGCCAGGGTTCCGTTGAGGGTGGCCACGGGGGAGGTGCCGCTCTCGCGGCGCTCGCGCACGGCCAGGCGGCGGGCCTGGAAGGTGGTGCAGTTGGAGGTGGAGGTGACCTCCATCCAGCGCTCCTGAGTGGGCAGCCAGGCCTCGCAGTCGAACTTGCGGGCCGCTGAGGATCCCAGGTCCCCGGCGGCGGTGTCGATGACCCGGTAGGGCAGCTCGACCAGGGCCAGCATCTCCTCCTCCAGGGCCAGGAGGCGGGCGTGCTCCTCGGTCGCCTCCTCGGGGCGGCAGTAGGAGAACATCTCGGCCTTGTTGAACTGGTGGACGCGGATGATGCCGCGGGTGTCCTTGCCCGCGGCCCCGGCCTCGCGCCGGTAGCAGGTGGACCAGCCCAGGTAGCGCCGCGGACCATCCGACAGGTCGAGGATCTCGTCGGCGTGGTAGCCGGCCAGGGCGACCTCGGAGGTGCCGGTCAGGTAGAGGTCGTCGGCGCCCAGGTGGTAGATCTCATCGCTGTGGGCGCCCAGGAACCCGGTGCCGCCCATGACCTGGGGGGTCACGAGGGTGGGGGTGGTCATGGGGGTGAATCCGTGGTCCAGGGCCCGGTCCAGGGCAGCGGTCATGAGGGCCAGCTCCAGGCGCATGCCCCAGCCCTTGAGGAAGTAGAAGCGCGAGCCGGAGACCTTGGCGCCGCGCCGGGTGTCGATGATGTCCAGTCCCTCGCCCAGGGCCAGGTGGTCGGCGGGGGTGAAGCCCTCGGCGGCGAAGTCGCGCGGCTGGCCGCCCTCGTGGCGCAGCACGACGTAGTCCTCCTCGCCTCCGGTGGGGGCGCCGTCGATGAGGTTGTGGAACTGGCCGGCCAGCTCATCGAGGGCGGCGGCGGCCTCGGCGGCGGCGGCCTCGGCGGCCTTGACCCTCTCGGCGAGCTCCTTGGCCCGGGCCAGGACGGCGGGGCGCTCCTCGGGCGAGGCCTTGCCCACTGACTTCGAGACGGTCTTCTGCTCGGCGCGCAGGGACTCGAAGGCGCCCAGGGAGGCGCGGCGGGACTCGTCCGCGGCCAGGATCCGGTCCACCAGGGCGACGTCGGCGCCGCGGGCGCGCTGGCTGGCGCGGAAGGGCTCGGGGTTGTCACGAAGCGCGCGGAGGTCGATCATGGGGCCGAGTCTATCCAGATCGGCCCCTGCCCTCAGCCGGCACAGGGCCGGGCGGGCGGCTCAGGCGGTTGCGGAGCGCCCGAGGTGCTGGTCGCGGTAGGCGATCCAGGCCGCCCTGACCTGCGCTGCTGTGGCGGCGGGGTCCCAGATGTCCTCGCGCTCCAGCCAGCGGACCAGGTCCTCGACCTGCTCAGGGGTCGCCTCCTCCCGGGCGTCGCGCAGGATCGTGATGGCGGTCTCGGTGTCGAGGTGCTGGGTGACGATGCCGCAGACCCCCTCCAGGACCCGGAGCAGGACCCCGGCGGACAGGTTCGCCCGCTGGGAGTAGGCCTGCCAGGCCTGGGCCAGGGAGGTGGTCAGCGTCCAGGAGTCCTGGGGCGGTGCCCCGGCGGCTTCGAGCTGCCGCCGTCCGGTGATGTGGTCGGCGATCGCCCGGCGATCCGCCGGCGTTGCCCTGACCCCGGTGAGGATGTCCTCGATGAGGGAGGCGGTGTGGGCCAGATCCGGGGTGCTGCTCGCGCTCACAGCGGCCTGCGCCTGCCGTCGGCAGTCAGGGGATGAGCCTGTCAGGACGGAGTGCTGTGGCATGGGTGAATTCCTTGTCCTCGAGACACTCTGGTCGACGGCGGCCGGCGACATGGTCGCCGCCACCGCCAGCACGACTATGTCACGGGAGTATAAATATTTCCACTCCCAAGGAATAACTGTCCGCTCCCCGGTCCCCCGCCCTGACTCCCCGGCGGTGAGTCCCGGTGATGCTGTGAGGGCCAGGCCGGGTGGCCTGGCCCTCACAGCATCGCCGGGCGGTTGTCGGGACGGGGCGGTGCCCCGACCCGCCGCCTCAGCGCGCGGGCAGGGCGCGCTGGCGGTCGCGGGCGGCGAAGGCCAGCCGCAGGGCGTAGAGCTCCTTGACGGAGGAGGCGACCTCGTCGTCGGGCATGAGGGCGCTGACCCTCATGAGCAGGCGGGTGCGCAGCCCCGGGGGCTGGGGCGCCGCGCTCTCACCGAGCAGGTGGATGAGCAGGTCGGCCGTCTGGTCGGGGTCGGAGGGATCCTCGCCCGTGAGCACGCCCGGGGCGTCGGCGGAGCTGCGGCGGATGAGGTGGAGGGCGTCATTGGTCTCGACAACCAGCCGGACCAGGCGCTCGCGCCGGGTGAGCCGATCCGCGGGGAGCATCACCCCCGGGTGGAGCCTGGTCACCTCGCGCCACAGGGGCTCGACGATATCGGTGCCCACGCTCGTGGCCAGCGCCGACTGCCCCTCGACGACGATGGTGCGGATGCCGCCCACCGCGATCATGCCCAGCAGGAAGGCGATGGTCGCCAGGAACAGCTGCCTGTGCACGGCGTCGTAGTCGGAGCCGACGCTCTCCAGCAGTGCGAGCCAGCCGACCACGACATAGCCCACGGCGGTGACGACCGAGCAGATCCCCAGGATGAGTGAGATCCGGGCGAGAAGCGGCTGCTGGCCCCGCATCAGCGCCCGGACGCAGCCGTAGCCGCAGGCGATGGCCGTGACCGCGATGGTCGTGTCGAACAGGCCGTAGTAGAGGAGGATCGCCGGGGAGCGGCCGGCCTCCGTGTAGGGGTACAGGCTCCCGTCGGACTGAAGCGGCATGAGCCAGAACAGCGCGCACTGCAGGATCCCGACGGCGCCCGCCAGCCACCAGTAGCGACGGGCCGCGCGCCGGGTGATGGAGGTGCGCCGGAAGGTCAGGACGAGGATGATCACCGTGGTCATGGTGACCAGGAAGATCAGGCGCTTGATCAGGTCGATGACCGGAACGTCCCCGAGAACACTGGTGCTTTCCCGCAGAACCGCCGATATGAGCATGGTGGCGGCGGCCCAGCGCAGCAGGACCGTGCGCGGCCCGCGCCCTTTGTGCAGCACCAGGACCACGAGGAGTAGGGCAACGGCGACGCCGACAACGATGAGAGAGGTGATGGAACCCGGCATAGGCCTCGTGCGCTTTCTAGGAGAAGGGATGATCAGCGCCGCGAGCGCGGGGGTTCGCGGCGGCTAGGGCCACACCGACCCACACCGACATCGTACAGATTCTCACGGCCTGTGGGCCCTGGCAGCGCGTCCTGACAGGAAGTCGAGCAGGTCGGAGCCGCGAATCCTGCGGTTGAGCTCGAGCATGAGGCGAGTGGCGGTGAGCTCGGCACGCCGCTCCTGCGGGGTGTCGAAGGTTGTCCGGTAGCTCGCGGCGCTCCGCTCGGCGCAGACATCCCCGTGCAGGACGTGCGCGAGCTCATGGAGGATGGTCTGGGTGCAGTTGAGCGGGGCCAGCCGAGGGTCGTAGTAGACCTTGGCGGCGCTGCCGACCGAGACCGTCAGGCCGTTGACCTCGGCGCTCCGAATCCCCTCGGGGATGGGCGCGATGACCACGCGCATGCCGCGCAGGCGGCCGATCGCCTCCCCCAGGCTCTGCACGGTGGGGCGCTCGGGCCAGTCGATGCTGCTCAGGGCGTCCCGCTGATCCTGGAGGTCCTGGCGCTCCTCCATGTCCTGGGCTGCGCTCACTGCCATCACATCTCCCGGTCCTGGGCGGGGTCGTCCAGCTGCTCGCTGCGGCGGGCGAGCTCCACGATGGCCCGGATGCTCGCCAGGGCCTCATCGCTGAGCCCGTGGACCCGCATGGCCACCATCCGCTCCTGGGGCGTCAGGCGCTCCTGGCCGGGCTCGTCCTCCTCGGAGTCGGTGAAGTAGGACAGTGGCACGCCGAAGGCATCGGCCAGGGCGCGCAGGTGCTGCAGCCGGGGGTTCTTGGCCTGACCGGTGCGCAGCTGGTGCAGATAGCTCACGGACATCGTCGCGATGCCCCGCTCCTCCATGCGCGCCGTGATCTCCTGAAGGGTCACCGGCCGCCGCAGAGGACCGCCGGTCTGCGCGAACAGCTCTTCGAGCCGTTGGGCAATACTCACGATGGACTCCCTACTGTGTCGGGCTCGTGTTGGGATCGGGCTGGCACAGGTCGGCTGATGAGGCCGGGCGATGGCCCCAGGCTACCGGCTGGGAGCGGTCGAGGGCGAGGATGAGGCACGGATCCCGCCGTCTCGCCGGGCGGGCCCGGCCCCTCGGACTGGGCTCATCACAACATGAGCGTGATATCACCTGTGAAAGCAATCTGATTGATGGGGGATGGCCTATAGTTCTCGTCTGTAAGGAGAACCTCCAGAACCCTTCGCTATCGCTTGTCACGTACCTTCTTGACCTCAACCACAGGATTGCCCTCATGCCCACCTCCAGCCTTCCCTCCTTCTCCCAGCTCAGAGCCTTCGTCGCCCTGTGCGACCACCAGCACTTCGGCGAGGCCGCCGCCACTCTCGGGGTCAGCCAGCCCAGCCTCTCCCAGGCCATCACCGCCCTGGAGAAGCGCGTGGGCGGGGAGCTCGTTGAGCGCACCACCCGCCGGGTGCTGGTCACGCCCCTGGGCGAGACCCTTCTGCCCTACGCCCGCGACGCCGTCCTGGCCGCCGAGTCCTTCAACGAGGCGGTCACCAACCAGGGCGCCGCCCTGACCGGCTCCATGCGCCTGGGGATCATCCCGACCTTCGCCCCCTACCTGGCCCCGGTCCTCCTCGACGGCCTGGCCGCCACCCTGCCCCAGATGACGCCCGAGCTGCGCGAGATGGTCACCGGCGACATCCTGGAGCTGCTCAACCAGGGGCGCCTGGACGCCGCCGTCATCTCCATCGACGTCGACCTGCACCGCTCCACGGCCATCCCCATGTTCGACGAGCCCCTGGTCGTCCTGGTCTCCGCCGACCACCCCTGGGCGGGGCGCGAGGACGTGACCACCGAGGAGCTCGACTCCCAGCCCATCCTCCTGCTCGACGAGGGCAACTGCCTGCGCGAGCAGACCCTGGCCCTGTGCCAGCGCTATGGCTCCACCCCGCCGGTTGCCGTGGCCACCACCCTGTCCACCGTCATCCGCATGGTGGCGCATGGCACCGGCATCACGATCATCCCCGAGGGCGCGCTGCGCATGCTGCCCCCGCAGGAGAACTACGCCATCGCGCGCTTCGCCGACCCGGGCCCGGTGCGCCGCATCGGCCTGGTGCACCGCACCTCCTCCTCGCGCGGCGCGGACTTCGCCCAGCTCGCCGAGATCATCACGACCCTGGTCAAGGACGCCGATCTGCCGATGCGGCCCATCGAGGACTGATCGGCCCGGCAGGGGCGGGGCCCTGTGGCCTCATGGCCTCCTGACCCGCACGGCCCCCGCCTGCAGGCGCACCCGCACGCCCCGGCAGGGCGGCAGCAGATCGCCGTCGACCTCCACCAGGGCCGGCGCGCCCAGGCGGACCGTGATCCCGCTCCCCCGGCGCTGGACCACCCGACCGGTGGCGCGCTCGGGATCGGCGTAGGCGGCCGCGTAGGGCGGCAGCACCTGGCGGGCCAGGGAGCTCCACCCCACGATCCCGGCCACGGTGTCGATGGCGGCGATATCGAGCAGGCCGTCGTCGACCCGGGCGCCGGGCAGCAGCGTGATGCCGGCCGGCAGGCGCCCCCCGTTGGCCACCAGGAGGCTGCGGGCCGTCAGCCTCTCAACCCTGACTCGCGGATCCCCTGACCGGCCTCCTCGCACCGGGGCCGGGCGCTCATCGAGGCTGAGCACCAGGTCCATGCGCGGATGCCGCAGGTTCTCCATGGCGGCGACGGCATAGGCCCCCCATCCGATGCGCGCCTTGAGGCCCGGTCGCGTCGAGGCCACCAGGCCCGCGTCGAAGCCGACGCCGGCCACCACCATGCAGGCGTGCTCGCCCCCCAGCGTGGGGCGAGCCCAGCCGCCCGGAGGGGCCAGGCCGGCGAAGCCCTCCTGGGCGTCGTCGGCCTGAGTCGAGACCCAGGCCAGATCGCAGGGGCGGGCCTGCCCCGATGCGGCGATGCGGACGATCCTGGCCGGGTCGGCCAGCGGGATGCCCAGGTTGCGGGCGGCCAGATTGGCGGTTCCCAGGGGGGCCACCCCCATCTCGACGCCGGTGCCCGCCAGACCGGCCGCCACCGAGCGCACGGTGCCGTCGCCGCCCGCGGCCACCACGAGCCGCGCGCCACTGGCCACGGCCAGGCGGGCCTGCCCGGCCCCGGGCTCAGCGGCGGTGGTCTCCAGCCAGTGCGGGGTGTAGCCGGCCTCGCGCAGCGCTGCGGAGAGCTGCCCGCGCATCGTCGCGGTGGCTCGGCGCTTGGAGGGGTTGATGACGATGCAGGCCGTCGGGCGCGCAGACCGCGATCGGCTCCCCGGCGTGCCGGCATCCTGCGCCCCGCTCATCCTCCAAGGCTATCTGCCGGAGCAGCGCTGCGCCCGGGCGCCTCCATGGGGAGGACTGGGCCGGTCACAGGGCCCGGCCCTCCAGGACATCGGCCACCCAGGAGCGCGCCACCACGAAATCCTTGTCGGAGGTGCCGGCCAGCACGGTCACGGGACGGGCGTCCAGGCGAGGGTAGGAGCCCAGGAACCGCACCATCGGGCAGGTGCGGTGCAGGCCGATGAAGGCCGCCTGGACGCGCTCCTCACGCACATGCCCCTCGATGTCCAGGGAGAAGCGGTAGCGGCCCAGGGAGTCGCCCACCGGGCGCGACTCGATGCGCGAGAGGTTGACCCCGCGGGCGCTGAACTGCTCGAGCATGTTGAGCAGGGCGCCGGAGTGGTTATGGGGGAGCTGGACCATGAGGGTGGTCTTGTCGGCGCCGCTGGGTTCCCCCACCCGGCCCGGCCGGGTCACCTTGACGAAACGCGTGACCGCGTCGGGGTTGTCGGCCACTCCCCCGGCGATGACCTCCAAGCCGTAGGTCTGGGCGGCCAGGGCGTTGCACAGCACCGCCTGATAACCGGCCTCCTCGCCGTTGGCCAGCGCCTGGGCGGGGGCGGAGGTGGAGGTGCCGGCCACATAGCGGGCCTCCGGCAGGTTGTGGTGGACCCAGCCGCGGCACTGCGCCCAGGCGTGGGGGTGGGTGGAGATCCCGGTGACGTCCTCCAGTCGGGTGCCGGGGCGGCCGGCCAGGACGAAGGTGATCGGGACGGCCATCTCCGCGGTGATGACCAGCGGGGTGGAGGCCACGAGGTTGTCCAGGGTGGCGTTGACACCGCCCTCCACGGAGTTCTCCATGGGGACCACGGCGGCCTCAGCGGCCCGCGAGCGGACCCGGTCCAGGGCGGTGGGCACGTCCTGGCAGGGGTCGAGCTCGACATTGAGGGGGGCGACCTGCCGCAGCGCCATCTCGGTGAAGGTGCCGGCGGGGCCGAGGAAGGACCAGAGGGGAGCATCCGTCATGGACTCAGCGTAGCCCGTGTCCACCGTGACCACTTCTCAGCCTCGAGGCATCCGGGCGCATTCGTGTTCCCGCAGGTCAGCGGCATGTGCTGCCAGGAGGTGGGGGCGCGCCGGGCGTCAAAGGCGGTCACGGTGGGCGCCTCGCTAGGCTCGGGGCCATGACGACCTTCCGCAAGCACGACGACGGACCGGTCTCCACCCGGCTGGAGGCCCAGGGGCTGCGGTGGCTGGCTGAGGCGATGGAGACGGGCGGCGCGCATGTCGTCCCGGCCACCACGGGACCCGGCTGGCTGGAGGAGCCGCGGCTGCCCACCACCGGGGTCACGGCCCAGGCCGCGGAGAGCTTTGGCCGGGCGCTGGCCCTCACGCATGCCGCGGGAGCCCCCGTCTACGGGGCGGCCCCTCCCGGCTGGAACGGTCGCGACCAGATGGGGCGCTCGAACATCCAGTTGGTCCAGGACTCAGCGCCCCGGCGCTGGGGGGAGTTCTACGCCGAGGACCGCATCGGCTTCTACCTGGGCCCGGCCCGGGACAACGGCTCGATCAGCGCCTCCGGGGCGCGGATCATCGAGCGCCTGTGCTCGGCGCTGGCCGATGGGCGCCTCGATGCCGAGGAGCCGGGGCTCGTGCGCGCCGGGGCGCCCGGGCGAGCCGGAGCCACGGGGCCGTCCGGGCCAGCGGGGCCAGCAGAGCCAGCAGCGCCGGCAGCGCCGGCCGTGGTCTCCCGCACCCACGGGGACCTGTGGTGCGGCAATGTGCTGTGGGTGCCGGTGGAGGCCACGGCCGACTGGGCCCCCGAGCGGGCCGGCTGCGGGCCGGCGGAGTCCGCCGGCTCCAGGGCCGGCGTCGTCGGGGTGCTGATCGACCCCATGGCCCAGGGGGCGCATGCCGAGACTGACCTGGCGGCGCTGGGCGTGTTCGGCCAGCGGCATCTGGAGCGGATCTATGCGGCCTATGACGAGGTCTCGCCGCTGTCCGAGGGCTGGCGCGAGCGCGTGGGCCTGCACTCCCTGCACATCCTCATGATTCACGCCTATCTCTTCGGCGGCGGCTATGGGGCCGAGGCGGTCAGCGTGGCCCGCTCCTACGTGTAGGAGCGGGCGCCCACCGCCCCCTGGTGGCGGCGGGCACCACCCGTAGGCTGATCTCATGAGACCTTCCAAGCGCAGGCTGACCCGTGCGGTCGTCTACGCCATGGTGCTGCTGGTGATCATCGGCATGGCGCTGGCCGGCGCCGGGACGGCACTGGCCCAGCCGCCCCACTCGGCCCAGCCGCATCGCTCGGATCTCTCCCGGGATGCGCCGATCGTCGTCCTGGGAACGGAGAACCTGTCCTGGGAGGACCTGCTCACCCTGGCCGAGGACCGTGACCAGGACCCTAAGGCCGCGCAGGATGCCCGAGAGATCCTGGACTTCGCCCGGGCCAATGAGCCGGTCAACCTGGTGACCCGGACCGTGTCCGCCCGCACCAGCCTGAGCGATGGCTGGGCCACGATAGGGGCCGGGGAGCGCGTGGAGTGGGCCTTCAGCTCAGAGCCCTCCCCCACCGCGCTGGCGCGGGCCCTGGACGGGGGCCTGAAGGCTCGAACCCTCGGCTTGCTCGCCTCACCGGCCCTGTCCACGGGCGCTGGGCAGTCCGAGCCATATGACGGCCAGCCACTGGATCTGCGCGGCGCGGACCTGCTCCTGGTGGACACCGTGCCCCCGGATCGCGTTGGCGACACCATGCGCCTGGCCTCGCTGGCCCAGGCGCTGCGCAGCGCCCAGGCGCTGGGCGCCCGCATCATCCTGGCCTCGGTGGCGGACGACGAGAGCCCCCAGCCCCAGGTGGCGGTGCTGCCCGCGGGCACCACCAGCTCCCATGGCAGCCAGGGCGACCTGCTCGTGGGGGCCTCGACGCATCGACCCGGGCTGATCCAGCTCACCGACCTGGCCCCGACCCTGGTCAAGGCCCTGACCGGCCAGGCCTCCGGGTGGCAGGGCCATGCCCTCGACCTGCCCTCCGGTGAGCAGCAGGCCCAGCCCGCGCGTTCAGCCGACCGCCTGGAGACATTGGCCGACGACGCCCATCACGCCTACGCCTCCGCCTGGACCACGTTCCTCGCCGGCGCCGCGCTGGTGATCGCCGCCGTCGCCCTGGGGGTGCGCGCCGCCGCGACCCTGCGAGCTCCCCGTGTCACCCGGGGGCCGGGCAGTCCCGGCGGCGCTTCGCGGCCTGATCCCAGGTCCGCCAGGATCATCGGCATCGCCGCCTGCGCGGCGGCCAGCCTGCCCGGCGGGGCGCTGCTGGCCAATGCCCTGCCCTGGTGGCGGGCCGGAGAGCAGGACGACCCGTTCGAATGGCGCCTGACGATCGCCGCCGCCGGGGCGCAGCTGCTCATGGCAGGCCTGCTGGCGCTCCTGGCCCTCGGAGCGGCGCAGGCGCTCCGTCAGATGAGCCGGCGACCGGGAGCCCGCCCGGCGCTGACAGCGGTGGCCGGCCCGATCCTGGCGGGGCTGACGGCGCTCCTGTGGCTGGCCGACGCCGCCACGGGCGCGCATCTGGCCTTCAATGGGCCCTTGGGCATGAATGCCGTGGTGGCGGGCCGGTTCTACGGCGTGTCCAACACGGCCTTCTCCCTGATCGCCAGTTGCCTCATCGTGGCCCTGGCCCTGACGTGGCAGGCCCTGGGCAGGGGGCGCCAAGCGCTGGTGGTGGTCGTCTGCGTGAGCGTGGTCGCCCTCATTGCCGACGGCGCCCCCCAGCTGGGCGCGGATGTGGGCGGCGCGGTGACCCTGGTCCCCGCCCTGGCGGTCCTGGTGGCGGGACTGGCCCGGGTGCGCCTGGGGTGGCGGGCCTGGCTGGGGATCGGGGCGGCGACGCTGCTGGCGGTCAGCGCCCTGGCCGCGGTCGACCTGGCGCGGCCCCCTGAGAGCCGCACGCATCTGGGCCGCTTCGCCGAGCAGGTGCTCAGCGGGGAGGCCGGCTCGACGCTGGGCCGCAAGGCCTTCTCCCTGGTCGCCCCCTTCCTGAGCAATGTCCTGGCCCTGGCGGCGCTGTTCATGGTCCTGGTCATGACCGGTGCCGTGGCCTGGTGGCTGAGGAGGGAGGCGGTCGCCTGGCGGCAGCGCCGCAGCCCCTACGCCTGGCTCGCTCGAGCTGATGCCACCGACCCCGCCCAGGCCCGGCTCCCCGCCTGGCTGCGCCCGGCGCTGACCTCCCTGGGCGTGCTCACCGTGGTGGCCGTGCTGAGCAATGACTCGGGCATCACGATGGCGGGCTTCATCCTGGCCGGGGCGCTGCCCCCGCTCACGGCGGTGCTGGCCGCGCGCGCCCGGTGACCAGGGCGCGGCACCGCGAGCGCCGTCGACGCGCCGCCTCAGGAGCGGCGGGCCTCCTGGGCGGCCTCTGTGTGCTGAGGGGTCTGCTGGGCGGACTCAGCCGGCCCGGCGTCGTCGGTCTCCGCGGTGGCCAGCGCCCGGTAGGCGTGGAAGGGGCTCTGCTGCTCGGCAGCGGACTCGTAGAGCGAGGAGGCCACGCGCTGGCGCCGGAAGCGGCGGTAGGCGATGGCCCGGACCACATCCTTGTACTGGGCGGCCCGGTGAAGAGTTCCGGCGCGATCATTGCCGGTGACGCGGTGGGTGATGTCGCAGGGGACCTCGATGACGGCGAAGCCGGCCACGAGCACGTCGATACTCAGACCCACCTCGACGCCCCAGCCCTCCGCCAGGGGGACGGCGGCCTCATAGGCCTCGCGGCTCAGGCATCGCTGGCCGGACAGGGGGGCGACCGGCTCCCAGCCGGTGGCCCTGGCGATGGCGGCGCGGGCGGCGCGAACCACCCGGCCCCGGCCGCCCGCACCGGCCTGGCGGGGCGGGGCGGCGATGGCCATGTCGGCCACGCCGTCGATGACGGGCGGGACGAGCTCGGAGCAGGAGGCGGCCGAGTCGCCCAGGTCGGCGTCGATGAAGAGCAGGAGGCGGGCGGGGCCGTCAACGTAGTCGCGCATGCCCACCACGGAGGCGCCGGTCTCCATGGCGGAGGCCTTGCCGCGGGAGACCGAGTGGCGCACGGTGACAGCGCCGGCGGCGCGGGCGTGATCCTGGGTGCCGTCAGTGGACCCGTCATCGACGACGACGACCAGGTCGACCCGGGGGATGGAGCGGCAAGCGCGCACCGTGGCCGCGATGCGCTGCGCCTCGTCCTTGGCCGGGATGATGACGGCGACGCGCTGATCGGGGCGCTTTGCTGGGCTCACGTCACCAGGGTATCCAGACCGAGCAGTCCGGTCGTCTCGAATCGGCTACGGGCGCACTTGTCACTGATCTGCAACCTTGCATTTATCGGGGATTTCCCAGCGTGACCCCGGGATTCTTTCAGTCGTCGAAGGTGCCTCACGGACCCCAAAATCGCCGATGAGGAGCGATCTCAGGCCCTCGCACGGCATTGGGACCTTCGTCCCCGGGGAAACATACAAAACTTGCAGATTCACTTT
This genomic interval carries:
- a CDS encoding HAD family hydrolase gives rise to the protein MAVPTADGGLATSLPEGAEPGAENAENPARPARQTAVPAVDDPIQPSGQPLVPQLGLGGSSEHPGALLRRRPGHEEYHGLVQDRIADLDALEAAGGAPLAPDSRTLVALDVDGTILDMDGCVSERVMASIARLRAYGVPVVISTGRGVQAAMPVARHVGLTSGWMICANGALTVRLEPDAPGGYEVVDQRTFDPGPAIAALLEAIPDGIAAVEVPGGGFKVSRPFPDGELIEGQEVVSMEELCSRPVTRVVLRAPGMGVEEFSALVAESGLHSVTYAIGWTAWLDVAPQGVTKASALEALTARLGLEPARALAVGDGSNDVEMIEWAGVGAVMGSAPQWVRDRGNLLTAPVWSDGCAAVLDALVERARQIS
- the serS gene encoding serine--tRNA ligase is translated as MIDLRALRDNPEPFRASQRARGADVALVDRILAADESRRASLGAFESLRAEQKTVSKSVGKASPEERPAVLARAKELAERVKAAEAAAAEAAAALDELAGQFHNLIDGAPTGGEEDYVVLRHEGGQPRDFAAEGFTPADHLALGEGLDIIDTRRGAKVSGSRFYFLKGWGMRLELALMTAALDRALDHGFTPMTTPTLVTPQVMGGTGFLGAHSDEIYHLGADDLYLTGTSEVALAGYHADEILDLSDGPRRYLGWSTCYRREAGAAGKDTRGIIRVHQFNKAEMFSYCRPEEATEEHARLLALEEEMLALVELPYRVIDTAAGDLGSSAARKFDCEAWLPTQERWMEVTSTSNCTTFQARRLAVRERRESGTSPVATLNGTLATTRWMVAILENHQLPDGSVRVPEGLRPYLGGLEAITAAGA
- a CDS encoding ImmA/IrrE family metallo-endopeptidase, coding for MAVSAAQDMEERQDLQDQRDALSSIDWPERPTVQSLGEAIGRLRGMRVVIAPIPEGIRSAEVNGLTVSVGSAAKVYYDPRLAPLNCTQTILHELAHVLHGDVCAERSAASYRTTFDTPQERRAELTATRLMLELNRRIRGSDLLDFLSGRAARAHRP
- a CDS encoding helix-turn-helix domain-containing protein, translating into MSIAQRLEELFAQTGGPLRRPVTLQEITARMEERGIATMSVSYLHQLRTGQAKNPRLQHLRALADAFGVPLSYFTDSEEDEPGQERLTPQERMVAMRVHGLSDEALASIRAIVELARRSEQLDDPAQDREM
- a CDS encoding hydrogen peroxide-inducible genes activator; translation: MPTSSLPSFSQLRAFVALCDHQHFGEAAATLGVSQPSLSQAITALEKRVGGELVERTTRRVLVTPLGETLLPYARDAVLAAESFNEAVTNQGAALTGSMRLGIIPTFAPYLAPVLLDGLAATLPQMTPELREMVTGDILELLNQGRLDAAVISIDVDLHRSTAIPMFDEPLVVLVSADHPWAGREDVTTEELDSQPILLLDEGNCLREQTLALCQRYGSTPPVAVATTLSTVIRMVAHGTGITIIPEGALRMLPPQENYAIARFADPGPVRRIGLVHRTSSSRGADFAQLAEIITTLVKDADLPMRPIED
- a CDS encoding diacylglycerol/lipid kinase family protein, translated to MSGAQDAGTPGSRSRSARPTACIVINPSKRRATATMRGQLSAALREAGYTPHWLETTAAEPGAGQARLAVASGARLVVAAGGDGTVRSVAAGLAGTGVEMGVAPLGTANLAARNLGIPLADPARIVRIAASGQARPCDLAWVSTQADDAQEGFAGLAPPGGWARPTLGGEHACMVVAGVGFDAGLVASTRPGLKARIGWGAYAVAAMENLRHPRMDLVLSLDERPAPVRGGRSGDPRVRVERLTARSLLVANGGRLPAGITLLPGARVDDGLLDIAAIDTVAGIVGWSSLARQVLPPYAAAYADPERATGRVVQRRGSGITVRLGAPALVEVDGDLLPPCRGVRVRLQAGAVRVRRP
- the pheA gene encoding prephenate dehydratase, whose product is MTDAPLWSFLGPAGTFTEMALRQVAPLNVELDPCQDVPTALDRVRSRAAEAAVVPMENSVEGGVNATLDNLVASTPLVITAEMAVPITFVLAGRPGTRLEDVTGISTHPHAWAQCRGWVHHNLPEARYVAGTSTSAPAQALANGEEAGYQAVLCNALAAQTYGLEVIAGGVADNPDAVTRFVKVTRPGRVGEPSGADKTTLMVQLPHNHSGALLNMLEQFSARGVNLSRIESRPVGDSLGRYRFSLDIEGHVREERVQAAFIGLHRTCPMVRFLGSYPRLDARPVTVLAGTSDKDFVVARSWVADVLEGRAL
- a CDS encoding fructosamine kinase family protein, producing the protein MTTFRKHDDGPVSTRLEAQGLRWLAEAMETGGAHVVPATTGPGWLEEPRLPTTGVTAQAAESFGRALALTHAAGAPVYGAAPPGWNGRDQMGRSNIQLVQDSAPRRWGEFYAEDRIGFYLGPARDNGSISASGARIIERLCSALADGRLDAEEPGLVRAGAPGRAGATGPSGPAGPAEPAAPAAPAVVSRTHGDLWCGNVLWVPVEATADWAPERAGCGPAESAGSRAGVVGVLIDPMAQGAHAETDLAALGVFGQRHLERIYAAYDEVSPLSEGWRERVGLHSLHILMIHAYLFGGGYGAEAVSVARSYV